A window of Amycolatopsis australiensis contains these coding sequences:
- a CDS encoding class F sortase gives MLRTGLAAVSAALAVAAFAAGIILLTWLPPAPPSLAVPPPGALPGENAAPAMLPADSESAAQQRPGTVRLPDGATARLVRTELTDTGVLPIPRGLGDAAWWGAKLGAAQGTALLSGHVNWEGRRGPFDELWRMRDGDEVSIVDARGGHWVYRVDDVVTLPKEQLPEQAPKWFAQDGPHRLVLVTCGGDYVGGTQGYDENRLVTATLVTRPTG, from the coding sequence GTGCTGCGCACCGGGCTGGCCGCCGTCTCCGCGGCGCTGGCCGTGGCCGCCTTCGCGGCCGGGATCATCCTGCTGACCTGGCTGCCGCCCGCGCCGCCGTCGCTCGCCGTACCCCCGCCGGGCGCGCTACCGGGCGAGAACGCGGCGCCCGCGATGCTGCCCGCGGACAGCGAGTCGGCGGCGCAGCAACGCCCGGGCACGGTCCGCCTGCCGGACGGTGCGACGGCCCGCCTGGTCCGCACGGAGCTGACCGACACCGGAGTCCTGCCGATCCCGCGCGGCTTGGGCGACGCGGCGTGGTGGGGCGCCAAGCTGGGCGCGGCGCAGGGAACGGCGCTGCTGTCGGGCCACGTGAACTGGGAGGGCAGGCGCGGCCCGTTCGACGAGCTGTGGCGCATGCGCGACGGCGACGAAGTGAGCATCGTCGACGCCCGCGGCGGCCACTGGGTGTACCGGGTGGACGACGTGGTGACGCTGCCGAAGGAGCAGCTGCCGGAGCAGGCGCCGAAGTGGTTCGCCCAGGACGGCCCGCATCGCTTGGTCCTGGTCACCTGCGGCGGCGACTACGTGGGCGGCACCCAGGGCTACGACGAGAACCGCCTGGTCACGGCCACCCTGGTGACGCGCCCCACCGGCTGA
- a CDS encoding class F sortase — MQEQNPAKRTKGPGRWWIVGAAGAFVVAAIVATLLVFTGKDEPAVANGTSAPTSAAGETRPGQADGQAPVQLSLPGGGTAKLVQEDLDANGALKIPEGLDEAAWWGAKLGAGHGVALLSGHVNWKGQKGPFTELWQVEPGQEVKLTDAAGGAWVYRIDSAETIHKSELAGRSEQLFDPDGPHKLLLVTCGGEYVGGSEGYEDNRVVTASLVSRP; from the coding sequence ATGCAGGAGCAGAACCCGGCGAAGCGGACGAAGGGCCCGGGCCGCTGGTGGATCGTCGGGGCCGCGGGCGCCTTCGTCGTCGCCGCGATCGTCGCCACCCTGCTCGTCTTCACCGGAAAGGATGAACCTGCCGTCGCCAACGGCACGTCCGCGCCCACCTCCGCCGCCGGGGAGACCCGACCCGGGCAGGCCGACGGGCAGGCGCCCGTGCAGCTGAGCCTCCCCGGTGGCGGCACCGCCAAGCTCGTCCAGGAAGACCTCGACGCGAACGGCGCCCTCAAGATCCCCGAGGGCCTCGACGAAGCCGCCTGGTGGGGCGCGAAGCTCGGCGCCGGCCACGGGGTCGCCCTGCTCTCCGGGCACGTCAACTGGAAGGGCCAGAAAGGCCCGTTCACCGAGCTGTGGCAGGTCGAGCCCGGCCAGGAGGTCAAGCTCACCGACGCCGCCGGCGGTGCCTGGGTCTACCGGATCGACTCGGCCGAGACCATCCACAAGTCCGAGCTCGCCGGCCGGTCCGAGCAGCTCTTCGATCCCGACGGCCCGCACAAGCTGCTCCTCGTCACCTGCGGTGGCGAGTACGTCGGCGGCAGCGAGGGCTACGAGGACAACCGCGTCGTGACGGCGTCGCTGGTCTCCCGGCCGTAG